AACAAATGTTTCACCTCAGTACTGCCCTTATAGGGTGAGCAGCCTTCTTGCTTCAATAAGCCATTGATTTGGTCAATATAGTCAGGATTATTTTGTTGGGATTTTTTTAACCGTTCATCTACATGACCGATTACCCCTTGGCAAGTGCTGCAATGCGTAAGTAGGGGTAAACTTAATTCTTCTGCTAAAGCAATATTGCGAGCATTGACGCTGTCTTCTAAAAGAGCGGATTCTTCCTTAAAGGTACCGGAGCCACAGCAAGAAGCTTTTTTTAATTCGACTAGCTCAATGCCTAGGGCTGTAGTTAAGGCCGCGGTTGAGAGATAAAGCTCCCGGCAGGCTCCTTGAGCCACACAGCCAGGGAAATAAGCGTACTTCAAAGACGGAGATGGCATAGCTAAGCATGACTGAATGAACGTTCAGCTCCAGCAAACTTCAATCTTGGGCTAAACGTAAGTCTGCCTAAAATTGAGGAGCTAACTCGCGACTGACTCTTCCATCATCGCTTTTTCAGCTTAGGACTGTGGCGATCGCAGTTAACTTTTCGTTGAGTTTTAGCTTGCAATGTGTCAGTTAGGGAAAGCGCCTATCCAACGCGATCGCCGTCACGCTTTCAGATAAGATAAGAAATGCTTAGAGCTGATGTCTGTCTGGGATCAAATCCCAGCGAATTCATCTGTAATTTGGCAGCCCTTCTAGAGTAATTTTTTCTAGAGCGCACCGACAAAGGCTCAAACCACTCAGTAAGTCCTAAAATAAGAAGCTAGGGGTTGTCATGAATCAAGAAGAAATTTTTGCTAAAGTTCAAAAAATTGTTTCCGAGCAATTAGGGGTTGAAGCGAGTGAAGTTAAGCCAGCAGCTAGCTTTGCTAACGATCTCGGTGCTGACTCGCTCGACACTGTAGAACTCGTAATGGCTCTAGAAGAAGAATTCGACATCGAAATTCCTGATGAAGCGGCGGAAGAAATTGCCACTGTGCAAAATGCCGTTGATTACATCAGCAACAAAGCAGCAGCTTAGATCTATCTATTAGATAGATCCATCTAAACAATTGGCAACTAGACACCGTACCGAGTCTGGGGGTGGGAAGATGTCAACTCAAAACCTGTATTCTGCGTTCTGGGCTAGAAAGCCCTTGAATTTTACATCATGACAAATTCTGACCGTAAGCGCGTTGTTGTAACGGGTCTCGGCGCGGTTACACCCATTGGCAACACCTTGTCAGAGTATTGGGAAGGGTTGGTGAGTGGACGCAATGGAATTGGCCCAATCACTCTGTTTGATCCATCTCGGCACGACTGCCGAATTGCTGGAGAAGTTAAAGCATTTGATCCCTTCCAGTACCTAGACCGTAAGGATGCGAAGCGGATGGATCGGTTTGCTCAGTTTGCGGTGGCAGCGAGTAAACAAGCGATCGCTGATGCTCAATTTGTCATCAACGACCTGAACGCAGAACAGGTGGGTGTCATCATCGGTTCCGGGGTCGGTGGCATCAAAGTTCTGGAAGACCAGCAGGAAGTTTATCTGACCAAAGGCCCAGATCGCTGTAGCCCCTTCATGGTGCCGATGATGATCGCCAATATGGCAGCGGGTCTGACCGCGATTCATGTTGGTGCAAAAGGCCCAAACTCTTGCCCCGTAACTGCCTGTGCTTCTGGTTCTAATGCAATTGGCGATGCCTTCCGTTTGATTCAAGGTGGCTATGCCCAAGCCATGATCTGCGGTGGTGCGGAAGCAGCCATTACTCCCCTGTCAGTGGCAGGTTTTGCCTCAGCTCGGACGCTTTCCACCCGGAATGATGACCCTGCTCATGCGAGTCGTCCTTTTGATCGCGATCGCAACGGTTTTGTGATGGGAGAAGGGTCAGGAGTTCTGTTGCTAGAGGAATTAGAGCATGCTCTTAGCCGGGGAGCCCGCATCTACGCCGAGATGATTGGCTATGGCATGACCTGCGATGCTTACCACATGACTTCCCCCGTTCCCGGTGGCGAAGGTGCGGCACGAGCGATTCAACTTGCCATGAAAGATGCTGGGATTACGCCAGAGCAAGTGAGCTACATCAATGCTCATGGCACTAGCACCCCAATGAACGACCCTAATGAGACAAAAGCCATTAAGACTGCTTTGGGCGACCATGCTTACAAAGTGGCAGTCAGCTCTACCAAGTCGATGACGGGACACTTACTGGGTGGTTCAGGTGGCATTGAAGGCGTGGCTACCGCTCTGGCTGTGGCTCACGACCAACTGCCGCCAACCATTAATTTGGAAAATCCCGATCCTGCTTGTGACCTAGACTATGTACCAAATCACAGCCGATCCCATAAAGTTGATGTAGCTTTATCCAACTCCTTTGGGTTTGGTGGTCACAACGTTACGGTAGCATTTAGAAAGTACGTTGGCTGAGCTTGTAAAATTTAACCCAGTCTTTGGGATCGCGGGGAAACTCAGGTCTATAAATACCTGGGTTTCCCCGTTAGGAGTTATTACCTATCCATTGCCATTATCAGCTACCATAATTGGTAATTCAGTAGGTATATAAGCTTAGGGTGACCCGGAGCAACGTCACGATCGCTCACCCAGTCCAGTGCTAACCGTAGTTCAATACAAGAGATTTATGGCTGTCGCAACCCAACAATCACTCGACGAGCTTTGTATTAATTCCATCCGCTTTCTGGCGATTGACGCTGTAGAAAAGGCAAAATCTGGTCACCCAGGGTTGCCGATGGGCGCTGCTCCGATGGCATACGTGCTCTGGGATCGCTTTATGCGGTTCAATCCCAAAAACCCTTACTGGTTCAACCGCGATCGCTTCGTATTGTCGGCAGGCCACGGTTCCATGCTGCAATACGCCCTGCTCCATTTGGCTGGGTACGATAGCGTTACAATCGAAGACATCAAGCAATTCCGCCAGTTGGACTCCAAGACTCCAGGTCACCCCGAAAACTTCATGACTCCTGGAGTTGAAGTCACCACGGGTCCTCTAGGTCAGGGGATTTGTAATGGTGTGGGCTTAGCGATGGCAGAAGCTCACTTGGCAGGTAAGTTCAACAAGCCTGATGCCACCTTGGTTGACCACTACACCTATGTCATCCTCGGTGATGGCTGCAACATGGAAGGGATTTCTGGCGAAGCTTGCTCCTTGGCTGGACACCTCGGCCTCGGTAAGTTGATTGCCCTCTATGACGACAACCATATCTCGATCGACGGTTCTACCGACGTTTCCTTTACTGAAGATGTCTCGAAGCGTTTTGAAGCTTACGGTTGGCATGTACTGCATGTTGCTGATGGCAACACCGACCTAGATGGCATCGCCAAGGCTATTGAAGAAGCGAAGAAAGTCACTGACAAGCCTTCTTTCATTAAAGTCACGACCACTATTGGTTATGGCTCTCCTAACAAAGCCAACACTGCTGGCGTTCACGGTGCGGCGCTCGGTGCCGATGAAATCAAGCTGACTCGTGAAAAGTTGGGCTGGAGCTACGAGCCGTTTGAAGTACCCCAAGATGCACTCAACCACTGGCGCAAAGCTATAGAGCGGGGTGCTCAGCTAGAAGATGAGTGGAATCAAGTTTTGGCTCAATACCGAGCTAAGTACGCGGGTGAAGCGGCAGAATTTGAGCGCTTTATTAGTAACAAGTTGCCCGAAGGTTGGGAAAAGTCTCTACCTGTTTACACTCCCGAAGACAAAGCGATCGCGACTCGCCAAACTTCTGAGAAGACTTTGAATGCGATCGCCCCTGCGCTGCCTGAGTTGATTGGTGGTTCTGCTGACTTAACTCACTCCAACCTCACCTATATCAAAGTATCGGGTGACTTCCAGAAAGGTGCTTACGAAAACCGTAACCTCCGCTTCGGGGTGCGTGAGCACGGCATGGGCGCCATCTGTAACGGGATTGCTCTGCACAACTCTGGTTTGATTCCTTACTGCGCCACCTTCTTGGTCTTCGCAGACTACATGCGGGCAGCGATTCGTCTCTCTGCTCTGTCTCAAGCGGGTGTCATTTATGTCATGACCCACGACTCGATCGCCTTGGGTGAAGACGGTCCTACCCACCAACCCATTGAAACGATCGCATCCCTACGCGCAATTCCTAACTTGCTAGTCATGCGCCCAGCGGACGGTAACGAAACCTCTGGTGCTTACAAAGTTGCGGTAGAAGAGCGTAAGCGTCCAACCCTGATGGCTTTGTCGCGCCAAGCACTGCCCCAACTAAATGGTTCTTCAATTGAAGGCGTGGCTAAGGGTGCATACATCTTGTCTGACAGCGAAGGCACCCCTGACCTGATCTTGCTGGCTACTGGCAGCGAAGTGCAACTTTGCGTCAAGGCTGCTGAGCAGCTCCGGGCAGAAGGCAAGAACGTCCGCGTAGTTTCTATGCCTTGCTGGGAACTGTTTGATGAGCAAGATGCAGCATATCGCGAGTCAGTGCTTCCCAAAGCCGTGACCAAGCGTTTGGCCGTAGAAGCAGCCTCCAGCTTTGGTTGGTGCCGCTATACTGGCACCGAAGGCGACATGATTAGCGTTGAGCGCTTTGGGGTGTCGGCTCCCGGTAATGTAGCGCTAGAGAAGTTTGGTTACACCGTAGACAACGTAGTCACCAGAGCGAAAGCACTGTTGGGCTAACCTCTCCTAACCCTTCTTCATCAGAGGAGGGGGCTGTGAGTAGAGTTAGGTGTGACTTAGTTCAGATTGCCTCATAAAGTGAACTTTTGGCTCCTTAGAAATAAGGGGCCATTTTTATACCAACTTACGGAAGACTTCAGTCTGCTTGAGCCGCTTTTGCTTCGTCTTCTAGCGCTTGGATGGCTAGTAGCAACTCTTCTTCTTGCGCTTCAAAGTCTTCTTCAGACACGTCGCCCATGTCAAACGCCAATTGCAGAGCCAGTAACCGCTTACTCAGATTTTCTTTATCGTCCCACTCCGCGTTTACCCGTTCTTGAATTTGTGAGCCTAGCCAGGTTAGACCTGCCAGGGGGCCAGTAATGGGTGCTAATAGCAAGTCAAAAAACATAACAAGTTAGCCTAATTGGATGAGTCAAGTTGAGCGAAGTTGTAGGGAGCGGTGAAGTTGTTGTAGCGAATCCGCAAACGGCCCTCAAATTGCAAATCCAAAGCTTCTACTTCTTCACTAAAGGTTGGCTCATCATCCCAAGCAATTAGATAAGCTGCGTTGTAGATCATGGCTTCTGTGAGCGGATCATTTTCTGAGGTGGTGCTTGCTAGAGGATTTAAGGTGGCTCGAAATACTTGAATAATGCTTTGCTTGCGAGCTTCTACCGCTTGTTCGATCGCCTGACCAATCCGAATTACCTCATCCATGCTGAGAGATTTACCCTCTAAGCGATCGCGTTCGGTGCGTAGCTGTTCGTTCTGAGCTAACAGGGCTTGTACCTCAGCCTCAGCGTCCCAAAATATTTTTACACCAACTTCTCTTCTGCCATCTAGTTTGTGGAACAATTGTTCTAATTTGGGTCCCTGAGTTGCAGTAAGTTGTTCTGTGACGGTGCGCCAATCTTCCACAATCAGACCAAACTGTAGGGGCAAAAGCGTCCGGTGGCCTGCATGCATAGCTTGTTCCAGCACTTTCTCATGATCCAGCAAGTTGCGACGACTGGCTAAATAACGTTCTTGCTGGGCTTCAGAATAGAGAAATGTAAACCCGTCTAGAACATGGGTATGAACAGGTTGTTTATCTAAACCCTGGGTTTCTAGATGCTGGGGGCCAGGGGTAGGGAAGATGCCATACAAATACAATCCAGTTCCCATTGACTTTCCTTTGCCTACTGCAATGTTTGATTACTGAGTGAAATTAATGGCGTTTTTTATAGAGGTTGAGAAGTTAAAACTAGCTTCAGTTTTGCTTGGATTAAATTGAGTTGAGCCAGTCCCAAATCCACGCTACCTTCCACGACTACCCCTGTATTTAGCAGGCGATCCAATAACTCTAAAATGGAAGGATTTGTGGAGGTTTCACCTGGGTAGTAGCCTCCAGCTTTAGGCAGCAGATTGCCAATTTCTCCCAAGTCAATGTTGAGGTCTGCGGGATCGACTTCAAAGATTTCGCAGAGGTGAACCACTTGTTCTTCTAACTTGCGGAGGCTGGTAGCAGCTCGGTCTAGATCTTCGTCATTCAGGCGTCCTGCTTCCATTCGCCGAATCACTTGGGCTTCC
This region of Trichocoleus desertorum NBK24 genomic DNA includes:
- the acpP gene encoding acyl carrier protein; translation: MNQEEIFAKVQKIVSEQLGVEASEVKPAASFANDLGADSLDTVELVMALEEEFDIEIPDEAAEEIATVQNAVDYISNKAAA
- the fabF gene encoding beta-ketoacyl-ACP synthase II codes for the protein MTNSDRKRVVVTGLGAVTPIGNTLSEYWEGLVSGRNGIGPITLFDPSRHDCRIAGEVKAFDPFQYLDRKDAKRMDRFAQFAVAASKQAIADAQFVINDLNAEQVGVIIGSGVGGIKVLEDQQEVYLTKGPDRCSPFMVPMMIANMAAGLTAIHVGAKGPNSCPVTACASGSNAIGDAFRLIQGGYAQAMICGGAEAAITPLSVAGFASARTLSTRNDDPAHASRPFDRDRNGFVMGEGSGVLLLEELEHALSRGARIYAEMIGYGMTCDAYHMTSPVPGGEGAARAIQLAMKDAGITPEQVSYINAHGTSTPMNDPNETKAIKTALGDHAYKVAVSSTKSMTGHLLGGSGGIEGVATALAVAHDQLPPTINLENPDPACDLDYVPNHSRSHKVDVALSNSFGFGGHNVTVAFRKYVG
- the tkt gene encoding transketolase — encoded protein: MAVATQQSLDELCINSIRFLAIDAVEKAKSGHPGLPMGAAPMAYVLWDRFMRFNPKNPYWFNRDRFVLSAGHGSMLQYALLHLAGYDSVTIEDIKQFRQLDSKTPGHPENFMTPGVEVTTGPLGQGICNGVGLAMAEAHLAGKFNKPDATLVDHYTYVILGDGCNMEGISGEACSLAGHLGLGKLIALYDDNHISIDGSTDVSFTEDVSKRFEAYGWHVLHVADGNTDLDGIAKAIEEAKKVTDKPSFIKVTTTIGYGSPNKANTAGVHGAALGADEIKLTREKLGWSYEPFEVPQDALNHWRKAIERGAQLEDEWNQVLAQYRAKYAGEAAEFERFISNKLPEGWEKSLPVYTPEDKAIATRQTSEKTLNAIAPALPELIGGSADLTHSNLTYIKVSGDFQKGAYENRNLRFGVREHGMGAICNGIALHNSGLIPYCATFLVFADYMRAAIRLSALSQAGVIYVMTHDSIALGEDGPTHQPIETIASLRAIPNLLVMRPADGNETSGAYKVAVEERKRPTLMALSRQALPQLNGSSIEGVAKGAYILSDSEGTPDLILLATGSEVQLCVKAAEQLRAEGKNVRVVSMPCWELFDEQDAAYRESVLPKAVTKRLAVEAASSFGWCRYTGTEGDMISVERFGVSAPGNVALEKFGYTVDNVVTRAKALLG
- a CDS encoding gas vesicle protein GvpG gives rise to the protein MFFDLLLAPITGPLAGLTWLGSQIQERVNAEWDDKENLSKRLLALQLAFDMGDVSEEDFEAQEEELLLAIQALEDEAKAAQAD
- a CDS encoding GvpL/GvpF family gas vesicle protein, yielding MGTGLYLYGIFPTPGPQHLETQGLDKQPVHTHVLDGFTFLYSEAQQERYLASRRNLLDHEKVLEQAMHAGHRTLLPLQFGLIVEDWRTVTEQLTATQGPKLEQLFHKLDGRREVGVKIFWDAEAEVQALLAQNEQLRTERDRLEGKSLSMDEVIRIGQAIEQAVEARKQSIIQVFRATLNPLASTTSENDPLTEAMIYNAAYLIAWDDEPTFSEEVEALDLQFEGRLRIRYNNFTAPYNFAQLDSSN
- a CDS encoding gas vesicle protein K: MPLSDPPPPVLLEPQKSSKDSGLAPLLLTVVELVRQLMEAQVIRRMEAGRLNDEDLDRAATSLRKLEEQVVHLCEIFEVDPADLNIDLGEIGNLLPKAGGYYPGETSTNPSILELLDRLLNTGVVVEGSVDLGLAQLNLIQAKLKLVLTSQPL